In Kryptolebias marmoratus isolate JLee-2015 linkage group LG22, ASM164957v2, whole genome shotgun sequence, a single window of DNA contains:
- the si:ch73-52p7.1 gene encoding uncharacterized protein si:ch73-52p7.1 — translation MPAFSPPALLLCLLVHMSEADLQLAYVTHSSFIYYSCSQDPQPCSTSSLTDCRCKNNELPTPQRTVTHAAPVFRMRNLTVWFTSPSNVVRLLNNSEVIHLTLIHCGPPGDPRGMPFSPLEGYFAVQHLKRLTVLNVPERPFPQCPNSNRAKSSNADQDQGFYYDTNRYKDSNMDLVEDAVRDHLTVSSTQIQDIFLGRELGAAHHEQARLGIIHISVLDWGANVKAYTVQTHIDSDGALPFPDLHLAKLPETSVIYVSFVY, via the coding sequence ATGCCTGCCTTCAGCCCTCCTGCTCTGCTCCTCTGCCTGCTGGTCCACATGTCGGAGGCTGATCTGCAGTTGGCTTATGTCACCCACAGCAGCTTCATCTACTACTCCTGCAGCCAGGACCCGCAGCCCTGCAGCACCTCCTCGCTGACGGACTGCAGATGCAAAAACAACGAGCTGCCCACCCCGCAGCGGACCGTGACGCACGCCGCTCCTGTTTTCCGGATGAGAAATTTAACTGTCTGGTTCACGTCGCCGTCCAATGTGGTGCGGCTGCTCAACAACTCAGAGGTGATCCACCTTACACTCATCCACTGTGGCCCTCCTGGAGACCCCCGGGGGATGCCCTTTTCTCCTTTGGAGGGGTATTTTGCCGTGCAGCACCTGAAGAGGTTGACGGTGCTGAACGTGCCAGAGAGGCCGTTCCCCCAGTGTCCCAATTCAAACCGAGCCAAGAGCTCCAACGCCGACCAAGATCAAGGCTTTTATTATGACACGAACAGATACAAAGACTCCAACATGGACCTTGTTGAGGACGCGGTGAGAGATCATTTGACTGTGTCCTCAACCCAGATCCAAGACATCTTCTTGGGCAGGGAGCTCGGAGCGGCTCATCATGAACAGGCCAGACTGGGAATCATCCACATCTCCGTGCTGGACTGGGGGGCAAACGTCAAAGCCTACACGGTGCAAACCCACATAGACAGTGACGGTGCACTGCCTTTTCCCGACCTCCACCTAGCTAAGCTACCAGAAACATCTGTTATATATGTCAGCTTTGTGTACTGA